A stretch of the Vigna radiata var. radiata cultivar VC1973A chromosome 7, Vradiata_ver6, whole genome shotgun sequence genome encodes the following:
- the LOC106765532 gene encoding uncharacterized protein LOC106765532: MVMDAPNPSSSAASSFLANLPSRGHFSSTIVSSNPGGMRAYICDHDTSPPEGQHIKTNQQNILIRSLTLKKQRGDSSSKDGSDGSRKRNADKLLERSSAKKTNNQINSRQEGSNSQTATRDLHNLTVERLRALLKAKGLSTKGKKEELVTRLKDATG, translated from the exons ATGGTAATGGATGCACCCAATCCTTCTTCCTCCGCCGCCTCCTCCTTCCTCGCCAATCTCCCCTCTCGAGGCCACTTCTCTTCCACCATCGTTTCCTCCAATCCG GGGGGAATGCGGGCCTACATATGCGATCATGATACGTCGCCACCAG AAGGTCAACATATTAAGACAAACCAACAAAACATACTGATTAGATCACTCACCCTCAAGAAACAAAGGGGCGATTCCAGTTCAAAGGATGGATCTGATGGTTCCAGAAAGAG GAATGCTGATAAGCTTTTGGAAAGATCTTCAGCcaagaaaacaaataatcaaataaattccCGACAAG AGGGATCAAACAGTCAAACAGCCACTAGGGACTTGCACAACCTGACGGTAGAGAGACTTCGTGCTCTTTTGAAAGCTAAAGGTCTTTCAACCAAGGGAAAAAAG GAGGAGCTTGTTACTCGTCTAAAAGACGCAACTGGTTAA
- the LOC106769397 gene encoding SWI/SNF complex component SNF12 homolog: MNNNNPPKNAATPSFFTNPAAPSIPMNHPSPHLLSQTQPQPQAGASHFHGHFQLSQPQIHVLAQPHPIPPPQVHNNSNTNASVTTPAPPKRANHKPPSRPPGSSNNTQSSAFKTMELTVAPPRKKRTFPDKLIPDKVAKLVPESAIYAKLLELESHIDSVLVRKKIDVQENLRNPRCVRRTLRIYVYNTFSKQVKVEPGKIDVEELSWVLRITGRVLEDGKDPVADGVLPKENQRFSAFFKKITIYLDQGFYPDNHVVVWDSARSTAQRDGFEVKRKGDKEFTAVVRMSMNYSPDKFMVSAQLARVLGVEFDSRSRIIAALWHYVKAKKLQSPNDPSFFMCDASLQRVFGEEKMKFSVASQKISQHLSPPQPIHLEHKIKLSGNCPAGATCYDVQVDVPLPLEKDMSSFLESTEKHKEIDAFDKLISDSIKKIHEHHRRRAFFLGFSQSPAEFINALIASQSKDLKLIAGDVSHSVENERRSEFYNQPWVEDAVIRYLTRKNARSDAPGNI, from the exons ATGAACAACAATAATCCACCAAAAAATGCTGCAACGCCGTCGTTTTTCACCAACCCGGCTGCACCCTCAATCCCCATGAACCACCCATCACCTCACCTTCTCTCACAGACGCAGCCTCAACCGCAAGCTGGTGCCTCTCACTTCCATGGCCATTTTCAGCTCTCGCAACCGCAAATCCACGTCCTCGCACAGCCACACCCTATTCCTCCCCCACAAGTGCATAACAATTCCAATACCAATGCCAGCGTTACAACACCTGCGCCTCCCAAGCGTGCAAATCACAAACCCCCTTCACGCCCTCCAGGTTCCTCCAACAACACCCAATCCTCTGCCTTCAAGACCATGGAACTTACCGTGGCGCCTCCTCGGAAAAAGAGAACCTTTCCCGATAAGCTCATTCCCGACAAGGTCGCCAAGCTTGTGCCCGAGTCTGCTATTTATGCCAAGTTGCTTGAACTTGAGAGCCACATAGATTCTGTTTTGGTTAGGAAGAAAATTGATGTGCAGGAGAATTTGAGAAACCCTCGCTGTGTTAGGAGAACGCTTAGGATTTATGTGTATAATACATTTTCGAAACAGGTGAAAGTGGAACCTGGGAAGATTGATGTGGAGGAGCTTTCTTGGGTTCTCAGGATAACCGGAAGGGTGTTGGAAGATGGTAAGGATCCTGTGGCAGATGGAGTTTTGCctaaagaaaatcaaagattCTCGGCTTTCTTCAAGAAGATTACCATTTACTTGGATCAGGGTTTCTATCCGGATAACCATGTTGTTGTGTGGGATAGTGCCCGTTCGACTGCGCAGCGTGATGGTTTTGAGGTGAAGAGGAAAGGAGATAAGGAATTCACGGCGGTTGTTAGAATGTCAATGAATTATTCGCCTGACAAATTTATGGTATCGGCTCAGCTGGCTAGAGTTTTAGGGGTTGAGTTTGACTCCCGCTCTAGGATCATTGCTGCTCTTTGGCACTATGTGAAGGCTAAGAAGTTGCAGAGTCCGAATGACCCTTCGTTCTTCATGTGTGATGCTTCTCTCCAAAGGGTGTTTGGGGAGGAGAAGATGAAATTTTCGGTGGCTTCGCAGAAGATATCACAGCATTTGTCACCTCCGCAGCCTATACACCTGGAGCATAAAATCAAGCTTTCGGGAAATTGTCCAGCCGGAGCTACGTGTTACGATGTGCAGGTTGATGTGCCTCTTCCACTAGAGAAGGACATGTCTTCATTCTTGGAAAGCACTGAGAAGCACAAAGAGATCGATGCTTTTGATAAACTGATCTCTGATTCCATAAAGAAGATCCATGAACATCACAGGAGACGGGCATTCTTTCTCGGCTTTAGTCAGTCCCCAGCGGAGTTTATTAATGCTTTGATAGCTTCTCAAAGCAAGGATCTGAAGCTTATTGCTGGAGATGTGAGCCATAGTGTCGAGAATGAACGACGTTCTGAATTCTACAATCAACCATG GGTTGAGGATGCTGTCATTCGCTACCTGACCAGGAAAAATGCTCGAAGTGATGCTCCTGGAAACATCTGA